The Nitrosarchaeum sp. region GGGTTATTTGATCTTAAATCCTTAGGCTCATCATTTGAAAGTGCAAATACGCTCATGTATCTTATCAATGGAAGCGTAAAGGGTATTGATGGCTATATTAAGAAATTAATCGATGAAATTCGATCTACCCTGAAGAAAAATGATCTAAAAGCTAGTAGAACAAAAATTGCATTATCTTGGACACTTGATCAACATGAAATGCGGGGAGATAAAATTGAAATGTTACAGAATTTAACTTCTAGATTACGCGATTACATCGGTGACGTTGAAGCATATGAACATCCAAATTCTGATTTATTTCATAGTGACAAAACTACCATTATTGTAGCATGCTCAAAAATAGATTTTGAAAATATAGAAAAAAATAAACAAGATACCAATATTATTGTAATTAAAGCTAATCCATTATGTGAAATTATTCAATAAGAGTATAAATTAGCTAATAGATCATTATGGGTGAAATGTCAGATGAAAACAATCTAGATGAAGTCCCAGTTAATGTAATTTCTAATAATAAAACCAATAATTTATCTGAGGATTTAACACAAACAATTAGTGATAACATTACTGTAGATGAATTACAAAATCTTTTGGAAATCGAAAAACAAAAAGTGAAAGATTATGAAGATAAAATTAAACATGTATTGGCAGATTATCAAAATCTAAATAAAAAAACACAATCTGATATTGAAAAAGGTGTAAATACAAAAATTGATGAATTTATGTTAGATTTTTTGAAAATTTATGATGACTTTATAAGAGCAAAGCAAGTATTTGCAGAAAGTAAGATCAATACTGATGGATTAGACTCTATTTTGAAAAATATGGATTCTTTGTTAGCAAAATATAACATAACTCCAATTGATGCATTAGGTGAGATATTTGATCCAAATCTTCATGAGGCAATTTCTATAATTGAAGATCCTGAACTAGATAACAATACAATTATCAAAGAACTTAGGAAAGGATATATTTCTCATAAGAGAGTTATTAGACCAACACTGGTAGAAATATCAAAAAAATAATGGTGAAATTAAATGACTAAAATAATAGGAATCGATTTAGGAACAAGTAATTCGGCTGCTGCCGTGGTAATGGGTGGAAAACCTACTATCATTCCCGCAGCTGAAGGTGCTACTGTAGGCGGCAAGGCTTTTCCTTCAGTCGTAGCATTTACTAAAACTGGTGAACTTTTGGTAGGCGAACCAGCA contains the following coding sequences:
- a CDS encoding nucleotide exchange factor GrpE, which translates into the protein MSDENNLDEVPVNVISNNKTNNLSEDLTQTISDNITVDELQNLLEIEKQKVKDYEDKIKHVLADYQNLNKKTQSDIEKGVNTKIDEFMLDFLKIYDDFIRAKQVFAESKINTDGLDSILKNMDSLLAKYNITPIDALGEIFDPNLHEAISIIEDPELDNNTIIKELRKGYISHKRVIRPTLVEISKK